A stretch of the Meles meles chromosome 19, mMelMel3.1 paternal haplotype, whole genome shotgun sequence genome encodes the following:
- the SERTAD3 gene encoding SERTA domain-containing protein 3 isoform X2: MVGGLKRKHSDLEEEEEVEKWDWGPAGLRSYQQALLRISLDKVQRSLGPRAPSLRRVPQTILHVCVCLVTAAFCEVPTPLVTIGASGKIKLGLSEDDRDVLPGYYGNADFASCTSREQEGLAFSPKVEPHLFGKTPSQQSPDS, from the exons ATGGTAGGAGGCTTGAAGAGGAAACACTCGGatttggaggaggaagaggaggttgAGAAGTGGGACTGGGGTCCAGCAGGCCTGCGGAGCTACCAGCAAGCCCTGCTTCGAATCTCCTTAGACAAAGTCCAGAGAAGCCTGGGCCCCCGAGCCCCGAGCCTACGCAG GGTTCCACAAACCatcttgcatgtgtgtgtgtgtctggttaCCGCAGCCTTCTGTGAAG TTCCTACTCCTCTTGTGACCATTGGGGCCTCAGGGAAGATAAAGCTGGGCCTGTCAGAGGATGACAGGGATGTGCTGCCTGGTTACTATGGGAACGCAGACTTTGCTTCTTGCACCTCAAGGGAGCAGGAGGGGCTGGCCTTCTCCCCCAAGGTTGAACCCCACCTCTTTGGCAAGACCCCATCCCAGCAGTCTCCTGATTCATAA
- the SERTAD3 gene encoding SERTA domain-containing protein 3 isoform X1, with amino-acid sequence MVGGLKRKHSDLEEEEEVEKWDWGPAGLRSYQQALLRISLDKVQRSLGPRAPSLRRHVLIHNTLQQLQAALCLAPAPTLPPEPLFLGEEDFSLSATIGSILRELETSMDETEPPQNPVAPPGPQNEVLSQPDPVFLEALSSRYLGDSGLDDFFLDIDTSAVEKEPALAPPEPPHNLFCAPGSWEWNELDHIMEIILGS; translated from the coding sequence ATGGTAGGAGGCTTGAAGAGGAAACACTCGGatttggaggaggaagaggaggttgAGAAGTGGGACTGGGGTCCAGCAGGCCTGCGGAGCTACCAGCAAGCCCTGCTTCGAATCTCCTTAGACAAAGTCCAGAGAAGCCTGGGCCCCCGAGCCCCGAGCCTACGCAGGCATGTCCTCATACACAATACCCTCCAGCAGCTCCAGGCCGCCCTTTGCCTGGCTCCGGCACCCACCCTGCCCCCTGAGCCCCTCTTCCTGGGCGAGGAGGACTTCTCCCTGTCAGCCACGATCGGTTCTATTCTCAGGGAACTGGAGACGTCCATGGACGAGACAGAGCCCCCTCAGAATCCAGTGGCTCCCCCAGGTCCCCAGAACGAAGTACTGTCCCAGCCCGATCCAGTCTTCTTAGAAGCCCTGAGCTCCCGGTACCTGGGGGACTCTGGTCTGGATGACTTCTTTCTGGACATTGACACATCAGCTGTGGAGAAGGAGCCTGCCCTGGCCCCACCGGAGCCTCCTCACAACCTCTTCTgtgccccagggtcctgggaatggaATGAACTAGATCACATTATGGAAATCATTCTGGGATCCTAA